The Aureispira anguillae genome contains a region encoding:
- a CDS encoding RHS repeat-associated core domain-containing protein → MNLKRYRFTNKERDDETGLYYFGVRYYAAWLGRWTSSDPSDFSFAAPSGCGWVEFVSVC, encoded by the coding sequence AATCTGAAACGGTATCGTTTTACAAATAAGGAACGAGATGATGAGACGGGGCTGTATTATTTTGGAGTACGGTACTATGCGGCTTGGTTGGGGAGATGGACGAGTTCTGATCCTAGTGATTTTAGCTTCGCTGCTCCTTCGGGGTGTGGATGGGTTGAATTTGTATCAGTATGCTAG